Proteins encoded within one genomic window of Brenneria nigrifluens DSM 30175 = ATCC 13028:
- the osmY gene encoding molecular chaperone OsmY gives MKKTKFTQSLLVVVLGSILAGGSALAEDTVGQKIQRIASTTGEKIDSSADKASGYVSDSATTAKVKSALLEDKAIKSGDISVATTNGVVTLSGFVSSQEVSAHAVQIAGSVEGVKSVSDKLQVKDSASQSVGAYADDAVITSSIKAKLLADDIVPSRKVKVETHAGVVQLSGTVDNQAQAERAESVSKAVDGVKSVKNDLTIKS, from the coding sequence ATGAAAAAGACCAAATTTACACAGTCACTGCTGGTGGTCGTACTGGGTTCTATTCTGGCTGGCGGTAGTGCGCTGGCGGAAGATACGGTGGGACAAAAAATACAGCGTATAGCAAGTACTACTGGTGAAAAAATCGATAGTTCCGCGGACAAAGCGTCCGGCTATGTAAGCGACAGCGCAACCACGGCCAAGGTAAAAAGCGCGCTGCTGGAAGATAAGGCCATCAAAAGCGGCGATATCTCCGTGGCCACCACTAACGGGGTGGTTACCCTGAGCGGCTTCGTCAGCAGCCAGGAGGTCTCGGCCCACGCGGTGCAAATCGCCGGCAGCGTGGAAGGGGTGAAGTCTGTCAGCGACAAGCTGCAGGTTAAAGACAGTGCGTCGCAGTCTGTCGGCGCCTATGCCGATGATGCGGTAATCACCAGTTCGATCAAAGCGAAGCTGCTGGCGGACGACATCGTCCCTTCCCGTAAAGTGAAGGTGGAAACCCATGCGGGCGTGGTACAGCTTAGCGGTACCGTCGACAATCAGGCTCAGGCAGAACGCGCTGAAAGCGTCTCCAAAGCG